The following proteins are encoded in a genomic region of Haloarcula marina:
- a CDS encoding DUF1508 domain-containing protein — protein sequence MAVEAEAHTGVSGQLFKLYTKYVSEPESTKHVYGYTLLVMGYLLAMSGIALYLLGPADGSTGLAYLVQKVAITPAAVGLAATLLGIVLMLPVRRRGTLLALVGTGLCLIGVVWFTLAYPQNWSQGTPSYSGPIITIYTVGLALVAGVAVMVPVVTGERSYFSETAEGTEYDHPDIMIGETDRGGLFAVFKRGTEWTWRLIDQSAVAAGTESFLSRIEAEDRVETVKEQVSAAGLLEIKHAAFRLYEASADTWQWYLMSEDGSVLAEGGDDYASRDGAEDSINAMKDHGADADTFVLDEARFDCYRTEGEWGWRLVDEDRSSVALGPETFRDRSVAIEDLERFQRLSADAMDLVVESYGVELVEDGDEWTWELRDSGHGHVAQSARTFESKGVAENTVYDLLDDLTDATVIEAGQPTFDVFAGHTGWGWRLVDETGAPVAAGDSDFGDASSATQVAQQVRADAADADVVQIEDLEFETYRDGSVWRWRLVSSDREVRARSTGTFESEQAAAASVERVRDEAPDADLLEFDTAAFQVYEADQGAWRWRLIDENGNVVSDSGQGEYDSKDGAMGAMTTLKEHAPNAEHLEIETAAFELFQDDDGWGWRLVDDIGDTIAEGGDRHETEAGAHDSMDSLIATVSEADQRSMGRAIFQVYADSDDEWWWRFVTPTGDVLADAPVSYGTRHAVEDAVEDVQRAADAADIERIGSLAVSLDPTDWHWELVDADRDRVAVGAREHTDRTATESAVETIQREATQTTVYEIRTAAFDCFLRDDGAWGWRLVDADHDVVATSPDTYERLEDAEAAASRVRNLAGEAELVDYDDVAFELFQDEDGWTWQFIDEDQRVIATGASRHDGQAAAREELDGVRTHITDASVIEIDSAAFEFHQGEAGWHWRLVDEGGNEMARSVDTFPTRAEAQEELTLVKEHGPDAWMSVAE from the coding sequence ATGGCCGTCGAAGCCGAGGCACACACCGGAGTCAGTGGACAACTGTTCAAACTCTACACCAAGTACGTCAGCGAACCCGAGTCGACGAAACACGTCTACGGGTACACGCTGCTCGTCATGGGGTACCTGCTGGCGATGAGCGGTATCGCGCTTTATCTGCTCGGACCCGCCGACGGGAGCACGGGCCTCGCGTACCTCGTGCAGAAAGTCGCCATCACCCCAGCGGCGGTGGGGCTTGCCGCGACGCTACTGGGCATCGTCTTGATGTTGCCCGTCCGCCGCCGCGGGACACTGCTGGCGCTCGTCGGCACCGGACTCTGTCTCATCGGTGTCGTGTGGTTCACCCTCGCGTACCCGCAGAACTGGTCACAGGGGACGCCGAGTTACAGCGGTCCAATTATCACTATCTATACTGTCGGGCTAGCGCTGGTTGCCGGGGTCGCCGTGATGGTGCCCGTCGTCACCGGCGAGCGCAGTTACTTCTCCGAGACTGCCGAGGGCACCGAGTACGACCACCCGGACATCATGATCGGTGAAACGGACCGCGGCGGCCTCTTCGCGGTGTTCAAGCGCGGTACGGAGTGGACGTGGCGCCTCATCGACCAGAGCGCGGTGGCCGCTGGCACGGAGTCGTTCCTCTCGCGTATCGAGGCCGAGGACCGCGTGGAGACGGTCAAAGAACAGGTGTCCGCCGCCGGATTGCTCGAAATCAAACACGCCGCCTTCCGCCTGTACGAGGCCAGCGCGGACACGTGGCAGTGGTACCTCATGTCCGAGGACGGGTCCGTGCTGGCCGAGGGCGGCGACGACTACGCCTCGCGTGACGGCGCCGAGGACTCCATCAACGCGATGAAAGACCACGGTGCAGACGCCGATACGTTCGTCCTCGACGAGGCCCGGTTCGACTGCTACCGGACCGAGGGCGAGTGGGGGTGGCGCCTCGTCGACGAGGACCGCTCCTCGGTCGCACTGGGACCTGAAACGTTTCGTGACCGGAGCGTCGCCATCGAGGACTTAGAGCGGTTCCAGCGGCTCTCGGCCGACGCGATGGACCTCGTCGTGGAGTCCTACGGGGTCGAACTCGTCGAGGACGGCGACGAGTGGACCTGGGAGCTACGGGACAGCGGCCACGGTCACGTCGCCCAGAGCGCCCGCACCTTCGAGTCCAAGGGGGTCGCGGAGAACACCGTCTACGACCTGCTGGACGACCTCACGGACGCGACCGTCATCGAGGCTGGCCAGCCGACTTTCGACGTGTTCGCGGGCCACACCGGGTGGGGATGGCGCCTCGTCGACGAGACGGGCGCGCCCGTCGCCGCCGGTGACAGCGACTTCGGCGACGCGTCGAGTGCGACGCAGGTGGCCCAGCAGGTGCGGGCCGACGCCGCCGACGCCGACGTGGTCCAGATAGAGGACCTGGAGTTCGAAACCTACCGGGACGGGAGCGTCTGGCGCTGGCGCCTCGTCTCTTCGGACCGCGAGGTTCGGGCCCGCAGTACGGGCACCTTCGAGAGCGAGCAGGCGGCCGCCGCGAGCGTCGAACGAGTTCGCGACGAGGCGCCCGACGCCGACTTACTGGAGTTCGACACCGCGGCCTTTCAGGTGTACGAGGCCGACCAGGGCGCCTGGCGGTGGCGTCTCATCGACGAGAACGGCAACGTCGTCTCCGACAGCGGACAGGGCGAGTACGACTCCAAAGACGGTGCCATGGGCGCGATGACGACGCTGAAAGAACACGCCCCGAACGCCGAACACCTGGAGATAGAGACTGCCGCCTTCGAACTGTTCCAGGACGACGACGGCTGGGGGTGGCGCCTCGTCGACGACATCGGCGATACTATCGCCGAGGGCGGCGACCGTCACGAGACGGAGGCCGGGGCCCACGACTCGATGGACAGCCTCATCGCCACCGTGAGCGAGGCCGACCAGCGGTCGATGGGGCGTGCCATCTTCCAAGTGTACGCCGACAGCGACGACGAGTGGTGGTGGCGCTTCGTCACCCCGACCGGGGACGTGCTTGCCGATGCCCCCGTGAGCTACGGGACCCGCCACGCCGTCGAGGACGCCGTCGAAGACGTTCAGAGGGCCGCCGACGCCGCCGACATCGAACGCATCGGTTCGCTGGCCGTCTCGCTCGACCCGACCGACTGGCACTGGGAACTGGTCGACGCCGACCGGGACCGGGTCGCCGTCGGTGCCCGCGAGCACACCGACCGGACCGCCACCGAGAGCGCCGTCGAGACCATCCAGCGAGAGGCCACCCAGACGACCGTCTACGAGATACGGACCGCCGCGTTCGACTGCTTCCTTCGGGACGACGGCGCGTGGGGATGGCGACTGGTCGACGCCGACCACGACGTGGTCGCCACCTCGCCGGACACCTACGAGCGATTGGAGGACGCCGAAGCGGCCGCCAGCCGCGTTCGGAATCTCGCCGGTGAGGCGGAACTCGTCGACTACGACGACGTGGCGTTCGAACTGTTTCAGGACGAGGACGGCTGGACGTGGCAGTTCATCGACGAGGACCAGCGCGTCATCGCCACCGGGGCCAGTCGACACGACGGCCAGGCCGCCGCTCGCGAGGAACTGGACGGCGTCAGAACCCACATTACCGACGCCAGTGTCATCGAGATAGACTCCGCCGCCTTCGAGTTCCACCAAGGAGAGGCTGGCTGGCACTGGCGACTGGTCGACGAGGGCGGCAACGAGATGGCCCGTAGCGTCGACACCTTCCCGACCCGCGCGGAGGCACAGGAAGAACTCACGCTCGTCAAAGAGCACGGGCCGGACGCCTGGATGTCCGTCGCGGAGTGA
- a CDS encoding DUF7385 family protein produces the protein MTRLDVGDGFDVHEYRHGLKLLKQDRETMALENRNDFACPACGDAFERLFVSEKRENTFGNPGGPFCLVRTDDQVLVLTHG, from the coding sequence ATGACCCGTCTCGACGTCGGTGACGGCTTCGACGTTCACGAGTACCGCCACGGCCTGAAACTCCTCAAGCAAGACCGAGAGACGATGGCGCTCGAGAACCGGAACGACTTCGCCTGTCCCGCCTGCGGCGACGCGTTCGAGCGACTGTTCGTCAGCGAGAAGCGAGAGAACACGTTCGGGAATCCCGGCGGGCCGTTCTGTCTGGTCCGTACCGACGACCAGGTGCTCGTGTTGACCCACGGATAA
- a CDS encoding NAD(P)-dependent alcohol dehydrogenase, with amino-acid sequence MRAARLHEYTDEMAHGLSLDEVDEPQISNSQDVIVDVEGAGWCQTDNHIIEGMWTEYVDQPLPMTLGHENAGTVVETGDEVTLVSEGDQVICHPVQTCGTCRPCRQGETMYCENSAFNGLTTDGGFADLLHTSERSVIPLPDGVDPADIAPHADAGITAYHAAKKAVDGLNPGDAAVIVGIGGLGHIGLQCIDEMSAADIVAVDIKQEALDLATDLGAHYTINPESQDVASEVMDITDDVGAAQVLDFVGADQTTALAPDICAAGGDHHIIGYGGHIHEPAQALVNGEFAYQGNIVGRYTELQELVALVERDAVQLHTTRYELDEINDVAVQLEHNEIEGRAVITP; translated from the coding sequence ATGCGCGCAGCAAGACTTCACGAGTACACGGACGAGATGGCGCACGGACTCTCTCTCGACGAGGTAGACGAGCCACAGATTTCCAACAGTCAGGACGTTATCGTCGACGTCGAAGGCGCCGGCTGGTGTCAGACGGACAATCACATCATCGAGGGGATGTGGACCGAGTACGTCGACCAACCTCTCCCGATGACACTGGGCCACGAGAACGCCGGAACCGTGGTCGAGACGGGCGACGAGGTGACACTCGTCTCGGAAGGTGACCAAGTCATCTGCCACCCGGTCCAGACCTGCGGAACCTGTCGCCCCTGCCGACAGGGCGAGACGATGTACTGCGAGAATTCGGCGTTCAACGGGCTGACCACCGACGGCGGGTTCGCCGACCTGCTACACACGAGCGAGCGGTCGGTCATTCCCCTGCCCGACGGCGTCGACCCGGCCGACATCGCGCCCCACGCCGACGCCGGGATCACCGCCTACCACGCCGCGAAGAAGGCCGTCGACGGCCTCAATCCCGGCGACGCCGCCGTCATCGTGGGTATCGGCGGCCTCGGTCACATCGGCCTGCAGTGCATCGACGAGATGAGCGCCGCGGACATCGTCGCCGTCGACATCAAGCAGGAAGCCCTCGACTTGGCGACGGACCTCGGCGCGCACTACACAATCAACCCCGAGAGCCAAGACGTAGCGAGCGAGGTCATGGACATCACCGACGACGTGGGCGCGGCGCAGGTACTCGACTTCGTCGGGGCCGACCAAACCACGGCGCTCGCGCCCGACATCTGTGCCGCCGGTGGCGACCACCACATCATCGGCTACGGCGGCCACATTCACGAACCCGCCCAAGCGCTCGTCAACGGCGAGTTCGCCTATCAGGGCAACATCGTCGGCCGCTACACCGAACTGCAGGAACTCGTCGCACTGGTCGAACGCGACGCCGTCCAACTGCACACGACCCGGTACGAACTCGACGAAATCAACGACGTGGCAGTCCAACTCGAACACAACGAAATCGAGGGCCGCGCGGTCATCACGCCCTGA
- a CDS encoding DUF7562 family protein: MSSRNAWHRGNDDVTCIACGASVSRDDAREYDKQGDRWNRAEKTFEFLCKPCYRECCHTPRRGLEETLVAANAGETNRETFLRRYCSLARRDAREASE; encoded by the coding sequence GTGTCCTCACGGAACGCGTGGCACCGCGGCAACGACGACGTGACCTGCATCGCGTGTGGCGCGTCGGTGTCACGAGACGACGCTCGCGAGTACGACAAGCAGGGTGACCGCTGGAACCGCGCCGAAAAAACGTTCGAGTTCCTCTGTAAGCCTTGCTACCGCGAGTGTTGTCACACCCCGCGGCGGGGATTGGAGGAGACGCTAGTCGCTGCGAACGCCGGAGAGACAAATCGCGAGACGTTCCTGCGTCGGTACTGCTCGCTTGCGCGCCGGGACGCGAGAGAGGCCTCGGAGTAG
- a CDS encoding DUF6544 family protein produces the protein MPPTDHRATTDDDAEIVSQKSIRPLIGLTAGAVLGLALNRRRWRRQTDQSVTALENGASEQSETVTTAEFADLPSPVRRYFETVLEPGLPRTRTARLAQTGEFRLGDAESAWHPFTATQHYSVDPPGFVWAAQIRLGSLLPVQVRDAYVDGVGSLSARALWTVTLADAERTPELDAAELSRYLAEAVWFPTALLPASGVEWTGIDDTSALATLSHRGTTVSMTVHFDDDGLIRRVVADRPRAVENGFETTRWTGYFGDYDRRGRVLVPTRGRVEWTLPDGPLEYWRATITDVEHHPVG, from the coding sequence ATGCCTCCGACCGACCACCGAGCGACCACGGACGACGACGCCGAAATCGTCTCTCAGAAGTCGATACGGCCGCTAATCGGCCTCACTGCCGGAGCGGTTCTCGGTCTTGCGCTGAACCGACGCCGGTGGCGGCGACAGACCGACCAGTCGGTGACGGCCCTGGAAAACGGCGCGAGCGAACAGTCCGAGACAGTCACGACTGCGGAGTTCGCCGACCTGCCGTCGCCCGTCAGGCGATACTTCGAGACCGTTCTCGAACCCGGCCTACCCCGCACCCGGACCGCGCGATTGGCCCAGACCGGCGAGTTCCGACTGGGAGACGCGGAGTCGGCGTGGCATCCGTTCACGGCGACACAGCACTACTCGGTCGACCCGCCCGGATTCGTCTGGGCGGCACAGATTCGCCTCGGGTCGCTTCTCCCGGTACAGGTACGGGACGCCTACGTGGACGGCGTCGGTAGCCTCAGCGCGCGGGCACTCTGGACGGTCACACTCGCGGATGCCGAGCGCACTCCCGAACTCGACGCGGCCGAACTGAGTCGCTACCTCGCGGAAGCCGTCTGGTTCCCGACGGCGCTCCTGCCAGCGAGCGGCGTCGAGTGGACGGGCATCGACGACACCAGTGCGCTGGCGACGCTCTCCCACCGCGGGACGACGGTGTCGATGACCGTTCACTTCGACGACGACGGACTGATTCGTCGCGTCGTCGCCGACCGACCGAGAGCGGTCGAAAACGGTTTCGAGACGACGCGCTGGACCGGTTACTTCGGTGACTACGACCGGCGAGGCAGGGTGCTCGTTCCGACCCGGGGCCGTGTCGAGTGGACGCTACCGGATGGGCCTCTGGAGTACTGGCGGGCGACTATTACCGACGTTGAACACCACCCCGTCGGCTGA
- a CDS encoding tyrosine-type recombinase/integrase, protein MVSDKRQLIDRLRDRIQTSESLSDEDRESLLAFSDALDTLGQAEYSDDRHEKLLRHCTIIAEEVGGLSDALEDKSAAEEIVRWINQEYDNPETNRDYRVALRMFGTRVLKRDPETDGPPESIRWVPAKTPKNYNPVPNHRDMLDWNADVIPMIDTSRNRRNKALFAVAYEGGFRGGELYDLTRGDVHQGQDGIWIRANGKTGERDVQLIGDAIAHLTTWLEQDHPSDDPSAPLWSKLDTPERPSYQTFIKWFKRAGKRAGVSKPVTPTNFRKSNAYWLANRGATEALIEDRQGRTRGSDVASRYVARFGKEDADTQYRSLFGQVEEENEPEQLGPRECSRCGKLTPRDRDQCQHCSLPFDPLDAYEAGSYTGDVDVLAKHVAQRLFWPSDAEEPYDPDIDRLVRSIVMDSEAFVTHDHARGAVESDIVQGWIAELQGGTAESDTL, encoded by the coding sequence ATGGTGTCCGACAAACGTCAGTTGATCGACCGGCTCAGGGACCGTATCCAGACCTCGGAATCTCTCTCCGACGAAGACCGAGAGAGTCTTCTCGCCTTCAGCGATGCGCTTGATACGCTGGGACAGGCGGAGTACAGTGACGACCGCCACGAGAAGCTCCTCCGCCACTGTACCATCATCGCAGAGGAGGTTGGCGGCCTGTCCGACGCGCTCGAAGACAAAAGCGCTGCTGAGGAAATCGTACGCTGGATCAATCAGGAGTACGACAACCCCGAGACGAATCGCGACTACCGAGTTGCCCTTCGTATGTTCGGTACCCGCGTTCTGAAGCGTGACCCAGAGACGGACGGTCCGCCCGAGAGTATTCGATGGGTCCCGGCGAAGACACCGAAGAACTACAATCCCGTCCCGAACCACCGGGATATGCTCGATTGGAACGCGGACGTGATCCCGATGATTGACACGTCCCGAAACAGACGCAACAAAGCACTGTTCGCCGTCGCCTACGAAGGCGGATTCCGAGGCGGTGAACTCTACGACTTGACCCGTGGCGATGTCCACCAGGGCCAGGATGGCATTTGGATTCGCGCCAACGGCAAAACCGGCGAGCGGGATGTTCAACTCATCGGTGACGCGATTGCCCACCTCACCACCTGGCTTGAACAGGATCATCCCAGCGACGACCCAAGCGCTCCTCTGTGGTCGAAGCTCGACACTCCCGAACGTCCATCGTACCAGACGTTCATCAAGTGGTTCAAGCGCGCCGGGAAGCGGGCAGGCGTCTCGAAGCCGGTCACCCCTACTAACTTCCGGAAGTCGAATGCATACTGGCTCGCCAACCGTGGCGCGACCGAGGCCCTGATCGAGGATCGACAAGGCAGGACACGTGGAAGTGATGTCGCTAGCCGTTACGTCGCCCGGTTCGGCAAGGAAGATGCTGATACTCAATACCGGAGCCTGTTTGGTCAGGTTGAGGAGGAGAACGAACCCGAACAACTCGGCCCTCGCGAGTGCTCCCGATGCGGGAAGTTGACCCCCCGCGACCGGGATCAGTGCCAGCACTGCAGCCTCCCGTTTGACCCGCTTGATGCATACGAAGCTGGTTCCTACACGGGTGACGTTGACGTACTCGCCAAACACGTTGCACAACGGCTGTTCTGGCCCTCTGACGCCGAGGAGCCATATGACCCGGATATAGATCGTCTCGTCCGTAGTATCGTCATGGACTCCGAAGCTTTCGTCACACATGACCACGCTCGGGGAGCAGTCGAATCGGATATCGTACAGGGCTGGATCGCCGAATTGCAGGGGGGCACCGCCGAAAGCGACACGCTCTGA
- a CDS encoding PQQ-binding-like beta-propeller repeat protein — protein sequence MQNTGQTDAAGPSGCVETRWTWTQERRLFGTPVIDKGSAYVPHSVIDDVSFVVLAAETGDEQWHYDGFPLTPRRTPTLVDDTLYLVSYSAIDAVDVHAQTSRWHIPFHLEGELSHIEGLQPPRVANGVVYLAADPGAVLALDADTGALRWIHDIEGLPPTVRIEGDSDEHAAVRRQGKPFAPVAVTDQRVYVSSWDLSLYALTAETGEREWAFSPGMDHLDMLHAPTVVDGAVYTQTEDAVLYVLDTETGDLLWTYDEYGESSDGVSPVVDEESVYIIAGTSTENLFLVALNQADGTVQWERPVGPPFQDPVADENTIYLDQGRNVDAIEKATGELKWELRMKSALAAPATIVDSAIFVADTAGSVYGVW from the coding sequence ATGCAGAATACCGGCCAGACGGATGCCGCGGGACCGTCTGGGTGTGTCGAGACGCGGTGGACTTGGACCCAAGAACGGCGGCTATTTGGGACACCGGTTATTGACAAGGGTTCCGCTTACGTACCCCATTCGGTGATTGATGACGTTTCGTTCGTTGTTCTCGCTGCCGAAACGGGCGATGAACAGTGGCACTACGATGGGTTTCCATTGACGCCCAGACGGACACCGACGCTCGTCGACGACACACTCTATCTCGTGAGTTACTCAGCCATCGATGCAGTCGATGTGCACGCACAGACATCCCGCTGGCACATTCCATTTCATCTCGAAGGGGAGCTGTCTCACATCGAGGGGTTACAGCCGCCACGCGTCGCGAATGGCGTCGTATACCTCGCGGCTGACCCCGGGGCGGTCCTCGCATTAGATGCAGACACCGGCGCGCTTCGGTGGATCCACGATATCGAGGGACTCCCCCCGACCGTTCGCATCGAGGGCGATAGCGATGAACACGCGGCGGTACGCCGCCAAGGAAAACCTTTCGCGCCGGTAGCGGTGACGGACCAGCGTGTCTACGTCTCCAGTTGGGATCTCTCGCTGTACGCGCTCACCGCCGAGACCGGCGAGCGTGAGTGGGCGTTCTCCCCCGGGATGGATCACTTGGATATGCTGCACGCGCCCACGGTTGTCGACGGTGCCGTCTACACCCAGACGGAGGATGCTGTCCTGTACGTCCTTGATACCGAGACAGGCGACCTGTTGTGGACGTACGACGAGTACGGCGAATCCTCCGATGGCGTCTCACCAGTCGTCGATGAGGAGTCGGTGTACATCATCGCCGGGACCTCGACCGAGAACCTGTTCTTGGTAGCACTGAACCAAGCGGATGGCACCGTCCAGTGGGAACGCCCCGTCGGACCGCCATTCCAAGACCCCGTCGCAGACGAAAACACGATTTATCTCGACCAGGGGCGGAATGTAGATGCGATCGAGAAAGCGACGGGAGAACTGAAGTGGGAGCTTCGAATGAAAAGCGCGCTCGCTGCACCCGCGACAATCGTGGATTCGGCCATCTTCGTGGCGGATACGGCGGGATCCGTCTATGGTGTCTGGTAA
- a CDS encoding transposase zinc-binding domain-containing protein — MSTLEWGGLVQDWTHLDDEDESNEVAEIVQQPGRWQEEIEYSVYAESSMTLPGQGEKGPNCGVWKPAEFCDNCAEIAYAPNRCGRRSCPDCRGEWTKERAVGITKRISAARHTEQPGIDRRTIHAVMSPPEGKIRTLQQVYDGYRDAYRLAEKKGVRGGVAVFHGFRVKNDVQEQYQAADPDMGIWRWLLDVRPESWRDLTYWSPHYHIIGLCREFEADDPDAQDGWVARRVRSFTPYEGLRDREAYNDLVGGVRYLMSHATFETDTTRDCVRWFGELATTNFQPEEALSDGAYGVIDRVVREVVGADAKSSENEEESDECECCGSRSWSPIWDAGGALSDPRWCDQIGREKERRLVAAFEWAIGERVPPPGLRKARTEEEARDALKELL, encoded by the coding sequence ATGAGTACGCTGGAGTGGGGCGGACTGGTGCAGGACTGGACGCACCTGGACGACGAGGACGAGAGCAACGAGGTCGCGGAGATCGTTCAGCAGCCGGGGCGGTGGCAAGAGGAAATCGAGTATTCGGTGTACGCGGAATCCTCGATGACGCTGCCGGGACAGGGTGAGAAGGGGCCGAACTGCGGAGTGTGGAAACCAGCAGAGTTCTGCGACAACTGCGCGGAGATCGCGTACGCACCGAACCGCTGTGGTCGGCGCAGCTGTCCGGACTGCCGAGGCGAGTGGACGAAGGAGCGTGCGGTCGGTATCACGAAGCGGATTTCGGCCGCTCGACACACCGAACAGCCGGGCATAGACCGGCGGACGATTCACGCAGTGATGTCCCCACCAGAAGGCAAGATACGTACGCTTCAGCAGGTGTACGACGGCTACCGGGATGCGTACCGGCTGGCGGAGAAGAAGGGCGTACGTGGCGGTGTGGCGGTGTTCCACGGGTTCCGGGTCAAGAATGATGTGCAGGAGCAGTACCAGGCGGCGGACCCGGACATGGGAATCTGGCGGTGGCTGCTCGATGTTCGCCCGGAGTCGTGGCGGGATCTGACGTATTGGTCACCACACTACCACATCATCGGGCTGTGCCGGGAGTTCGAGGCGGACGACCCGGACGCCCAGGATGGGTGGGTAGCGCGGCGTGTGCGATCGTTCACGCCGTACGAGGGCCTGCGGGACCGCGAGGCGTACAACGACCTCGTAGGCGGTGTGCGCTACCTGATGAGCCACGCGACATTCGAGACGGACACGACTCGGGATTGCGTCCGCTGGTTCGGGGAATTAGCTACGACGAACTTCCAGCCGGAGGAGGCGCTTTCTGACGGTGCATACGGCGTGATAGATCGGGTGGTCCGTGAGGTGGTTGGGGCCGACGCTAAGAGCAGCGAGAACGAGGAAGAGTCCGACGAGTGCGAGTGCTGCGGGTCGCGGTCGTGGTCGCCGATCTGGGACGCTGGTGGTGCGCTCTCTGACCCCCGGTGGTGTGACCAAATCGGGCGGGAGAAAGAGCGGCGACTGGTGGCGGCGTTCGAGTGGGCGATAGGCGAGCGAGTACCGCCACCAGGACTGCGGAAGGCACGGACAGAGGAGGAGGCAAGAGACGCGCTAAAGGAATTACTGTGA
- a CDS encoding bifunctional DNA primase/polymerase encodes MIPDPLRSGAARLFIAVHGPDADVGKPGKRPRGGTVHGERYHADDWRLSAWVESGGNIGRVLDDDLVAVDVDSARLAGIADTLLPSTFTVRTGSGGEHQFYRCPGFDRNTQLSSDLGSVRSDGWFVVVPPSRHPSGTRYRVLDSQRVASVETDLLESLIEAANASVEADCSSNGATADATGGSPGASRLPGDLDDLIHHDDRRAEVWEVLRDRTAGHYRRVWLAGFLLGAVDLSTSQVVAVIDRHNRWRNYNRQETARQVRAVAESAGRSR; translated from the coding sequence GTGATCCCCGACCCCCTTCGATCGGGTGCTGCCCGGTTGTTTATCGCTGTCCACGGTCCAGACGCTGATGTTGGGAAGCCGGGGAAGCGGCCGCGTGGCGGGACTGTCCACGGCGAACGGTACCATGCTGACGACTGGCGACTTTCGGCGTGGGTCGAATCGGGCGGCAACATCGGGCGGGTGCTGGACGACGATCTGGTGGCCGTCGACGTGGACAGCGCCCGACTGGCAGGGATCGCCGACACTCTCTTGCCGTCCACGTTCACCGTGCGGACCGGCAGTGGCGGCGAACACCAATTCTATCGCTGTCCGGGGTTCGACAGGAACACTCAGCTTTCGAGCGACCTCGGGTCAGTTCGATCTGATGGATGGTTCGTTGTCGTCCCGCCGTCACGCCATCCGTCGGGAACACGGTACCGAGTTCTCGACAGCCAGCGTGTTGCGTCGGTTGAGACAGACCTGCTGGAGTCACTGATCGAAGCGGCGAACGCCTCGGTCGAAGCAGACTGCTCGTCGAATGGGGCGACCGCAGACGCCACAGGAGGCTCCCCAGGCGCGTCAAGGCTGCCCGGTGACCTGGACGACCTGATCCATCACGACGACCGGCGTGCCGAGGTCTGGGAGGTTCTACGGGATCGAACCGCCGGTCACTACCGCCGGGTCTGGCTGGCGGGGTTCCTACTGGGGGCGGTCGATCTCTCGACAAGCCAGGTCGTCGCCGTCATCGACCGGCACAATCGCTGGCGGAACTACAACCGACAGGAGACGGCCCGTCAGGTCCGTGCGGTCGCGGAGAGCGCGGGGAGGTCGCGGTGA
- a CDS encoding class I SAM-dependent methyltransferase — MGVPCVRVAREDGETTRQRLADADLVDDGYDITVADGSLYVPVTDPTAVPEEFVVVEFDAPVRTGQTMPADILGFDPSYERIGTLVIIDEDDPERARAIADAIVESDLPVDGVLNRASKIKGEQRVRDWDVLAGETTAVVHREYGCAFELDLAEVYFSPRLATERHRVVEQVETDERAFDMFAGVGPFVVPFAKRGATCVGTDINERAIEYLRRNAERNGVSDRVTAICGDVRDVAVEYEGWADRIVMNLPHSADEFLDTAVRLAGDDCVVHYYDIQSDENPYGPGEHAIRNAAEPEYQVSVETRRAVRSYAPGEQNVVLDARLTRR; from the coding sequence ATGGGCGTACCCTGCGTTCGCGTCGCTCGCGAAGACGGCGAGACGACCCGACAGCGATTGGCCGACGCGGACCTCGTCGACGACGGCTACGACATCACAGTCGCCGACGGATCGCTGTACGTCCCCGTCACGGACCCCACGGCGGTCCCCGAGGAGTTCGTGGTCGTGGAGTTCGACGCGCCCGTGCGGACGGGCCAGACGATGCCCGCAGACATCTTGGGATTCGACCCGAGTTACGAACGTATCGGGACCCTGGTCATCATCGACGAGGACGACCCAGAACGGGCGCGGGCAATCGCCGACGCCATCGTGGAGTCGGACCTCCCGGTCGACGGTGTCTTGAACCGCGCGTCGAAAATCAAAGGCGAGCAGCGCGTCCGTGACTGGGACGTTCTCGCCGGGGAGACGACCGCGGTGGTCCACCGCGAGTACGGGTGTGCGTTCGAACTGGACCTCGCCGAGGTGTACTTCTCGCCGCGCCTCGCGACCGAACGGCACCGTGTCGTCGAGCAAGTCGAGACCGATGAACGCGCCTTCGACATGTTCGCGGGCGTCGGCCCCTTCGTCGTCCCGTTCGCGAAACGGGGGGCGACGTGCGTCGGCACGGACATCAACGAGCGAGCCATCGAGTACCTGCGCCGGAACGCCGAACGAAACGGCGTCTCAGACCGGGTGACCGCCATCTGCGGCGACGTGCGTGATGTGGCCGTAGAGTACGAGGGATGGGCAGACCGAATCGTGATGAACCTCCCCCACAGCGCCGACGAGTTCCTCGATACGGCGGTCCGACTGGCGGGCGACGACTGCGTCGTCCACTACTACGACATCCAATCCGACGAGAATCCCTACGGACCGGGCGAGCATGCGATACGGAACGCCGCGGAACCCGAGTACCAAGTCAGCGTCGAGACGCGTCGAGCGGTTCGGTCGTACGCGCCGGGCGAACAGAACGTCGTCCTCGACGCGCGCCTCACGCGGCGGTAA